Genomic segment of Ranitomeya imitator isolate aRanImi1 chromosome 6, aRanImi1.pri, whole genome shotgun sequence:
atttagggttagggtcggggctaaatttagggttggggctaaatttagggttaggtttggggctaaatttagagttagggttggggctaaatatagggttaggccggcgtcacactcggcgtaagacaatacgatccgtatattacggccgtactacgcgcgtaatacgccaaaatgtccctgAAATCtagttccgtagttaatgcgttgcctaggtgtggtcgcgtattttgtgcatgtactgttgcatgtgtaatccgtatgtgatccgtatggcgtattttgtACGCAACATGCcacaatggacatttaacggttttctggcctgcaaattATTTAAATCagcattaacaacactatttaagccctcgacaacaggtggaaccctcccatctgccctatttgTGCTTGcgcttattttggctgtgttgttttcaccttccaaacatgtctgaccatgtgtatttaagcacaactcagcaggtgttgtttcactggctgttgtcgcgtcgctttggtcagccatatccggtgaatgttgatccgcgaaggaggagacgtagattgtgggtgcatcctctattgacccaacgcctgagtaaaggacattttcagaggctctatacagctttgaggtcacatcctgacaagttctatctatATACTCGCATGACCATCAGGAgctttgatatgttgttggagatcaTACGTCCAGGTAatcacgtatcaggacaccaggatgcgaaaagccatatctgctgaggagcgtcttctcctaaccttacggtatgtattatacattctcacatactgtatgttgatgattttttttttttatgtgttgtgttctagcaggtttttttaaaGTATAGGTGGACATTATGGCACAAGCACACAAACAAAACTGTGGTTATTGTTCCAGTAAAGTAACCAAGGGAAATTTTACTTTTTCTATAAGAAATAATGTGTTTGAAAATATACCATGCACTTGTgcttcatcatttttttttacattattttttaaaaagaatattatctttatttttctttcagcttcctgtccacaggcttgtcctatgcgggactacaccttgaATTTCTGATTGGGTGTTCCACAATTTCTGCCATTGTTCGTTCAACCTGTTTgcaaatatgggagaaacttcatgaacttgttatgcctgagcccaaacaggaggattggctcaaaatcgccagtgCATTcaagaacacttgtgacttccctaactgcattggagctgtggatgggaaacatatcggggtgcgtaagctgccgaactctggttcccaattctgcaattacaagcagtttttctctgtagttctgttagctgttgctgacagtaactacaggtttgtaATTGAAGactttggggcctatgggcgaactggagactctagggtcttcaatttctccataatgggtcgtcggctacgtgacaaccagttaaacctcccaccaccacaacaactcccaggctccaatgcggaagcagtgccttttgttttggttggagatgaggctttccaactgacgaggcacgtcatgaggccttatcccaggcacaacctggaccaccggcggagggtattTAATATGAGACTTTCCAGGGCGTGGAGACTGGTAgaatgtgcctttgggattcttgttgccaaatggcgtgttctccagtctgccattcagctcagtgatgctacaatcaatgaagtaataaaagcctgtgttattttgcacaattttacccgcatacatgattgttcctcagatAATATTGTTGATCACCTGATGgacaatgtgattaggcctaccccatatgtccctcctccgcggcgtcccctttctgggctAAAAGTTTGTGATGTAGTCAGCAATTATTTTTTGTCTCCTCaaggtgccactccctggcaagaataTGCCATTTTTCATGTGGAATTTTGATAAATTATAAATGTTTTTTGAGAAATCAAACAAATctttctgttgtatttaattaatttacatatggttatgagcctagcatgtgtgtgtgtgtgtgatgtaataatgattggtcgacagacatattttttttttagaaacgtaGTTTTtactgaacctttttttttttgagatTAGTATTTGAAACTAAACTTTGGATAACCTCTTGTATCTCAACATTTTAAACTGCCAAtataagcagaaaaaaaaaccagcccaacaaagtgctatgtcagcacaaacatCATCAAGATTGTCAAAACAATATGatctaaaaaaaattaacaaaatttacaaacaaaattataaaaaataaagatgataAACACAAAAAATCACAAATCTTGATAGGTTGGTGGTGGAGATGTGTCTAGTTCACGGtcctcatcaggtggcctttgtaggcccaattgtccttgACCCTGTGAGGATGTGGTATTGGCTGGAGGAACATTAGGCCTGGTATGATGTTGGGCAGTCGGAAAAAATGGATTCTGAATAAACCCATAATGGTCCTGaacatatggcctggaatcatTCCCCataccaaaatggccatgttgtccaaagccaggttgggaccagcctcccgcactgggtctggacaagtggccatattgggatggttgatgatatccagccatatggtactgaggttgccatggtgggttttgtgtgggttggggttgagttgtcggctcacgtggagggggtgcttcagatccctgttgagcatgcgCCTGTTGGAATCTTTGAGGCCGCAGGATATTTtgtggtgacatctgccactgttcaatcatctccataagctggtatgggtaatttgggggggtgcatgcatcaataaggatctgaatgcaccctctcacacgaagcctcaacttACGCTCTATGGGCCTTAAATATCGTGCCAGGCTCCTTGTAaagccctcctcaccatcatcctcatgAACCCTTGCCAGGTAGCTCAACACCCCAGCATCAATATTTCTCCTACTTTGTAGGAGCTCTCTCCCGCGGCGAGCACGCTGGGAAAACAATccagcctgtggtgagcgctcaAGGGcaactgtagggctgctgctgtttgcttGCTCATTCTGGCTAGGtggttctgctgctgctgctgaagacGGTGGTGCCTCTTCTTCTTGGGCTGCTGCTGATTCTggagctggctgggcagatgaggaggatcctggagggatggagcctgagggatctaaagatggtccagccacctcttctccttccccaactgggtcaatgacaaactcagaatctgaccctgtcttcctgtcagtgaggttagactgtgttctgtaatgtAAAAATATTTTGAGTACAAAATTGTTTTATATGAaagataattaataaaaaaaaaggtttaaaatgtgttgtgaggtttctacttacggcctgaggtccatgctggggttcaagaAAGTTAATCTATCAAAAtagatgtacttttttttttttttgaggaggtGCATCTGCCCCACTCttttcccgctgctgcctctccctcctgtactGATCGCGGATACTCCGCCATCTTGTTGTAACAGCACCCACTGaaacaaaaaacattaaaacaagatattagcccattatgcacagtggtcacacaaggtgtaattgactacacagattttagtGTTGCATACGAATATGCATTTATGGAATACATTTATTATTAACTTTGTTAAAATAAGACAATTATAATGTaatgccacaaggacagagtctgcTACCCTCTATTCCAGAAAGAACAATATTAGAAAAACATTGTTAAGGGATAAATGTTCAAACCATTATTGTAATtggtttatcatgtacagcaccatgtacgtactggtgGGCTTTCAATTAAGTTCTATACTAATTAATAAATTAATGATTacaaattcaaagtagtaaggtactgctgtttcacaagaaagttacattacaaacatgagtgtacttatttGCCTCTGGGCatcacgtggctgctgctcataatgtgggaatagggccccacacacactcctccatgctgcctctttttgggccctgttggcatagtttggATCTCTTTGATCCCAAAgaactggcctttcttggaccaaaaTAAGCAGCATGTCAACATTGATTAGGTGAGACATGGtggatctcactccgtggaggcgtgcagcagactttcgagttcactgtctggctttttgagcaaattagcatgtctcagcttcctgattAAGCCATTTGGACAATTCCTGACACCTGCCTgagtgtagcgtatttctcgcaagtcacacgcatggtccgtatgcattccgtattttgcgcgcccccatagactttcattggcgcattttttgcgcaatactctgacaaacgcagcatgctgcgattttctacggccgtaggaagccgtataatacggatgcgtaatatacggctgataggacctgacccattgggaataattgggacgtttgttaggcgtgttttacggacgtattttatgcgctcttacgtccgtaaaactcgctagtgtgacggcggccttagggttggggctaaatttagggttaggcttctttcacacttgcgtcggtacggggccgtcgcaatgcgtcggcccgacataccgacgcacgttgtgaaaattgtgcacaacgtggggagcggatgcagtttttcaactcatccgctgcccaatctatgtcctggggaggcgggagcggagttacggccacgcatgcgcggtcggaaatggcggacgcgacgtacaaaaaaagttacattgaactttttttgtgccgacggtccgccaaaacacaactgatccagtgcacgacggacgcgacgtgtggccatccgtcgcgatccgtcggcaatgcaagtctatgggcaaaaaacgcatcctgcgggcacatttgcaggatccgtttttttgtccaaaacgatggattgcgacggatgccatatgacgcaagtgtgaaagtagccttagggctagggtaagggttggggctaaagctagggatagggttggagctaaagttagggctaaggttagggttgcggctaaagttagggctagggttgcggctaaagttagggttagagttgggattagggttagggtttggattagggttcgtattagggttagggttggcattaggtttaCGCTTGgtattggggttaggtttgggattagggttaaggttagggttgggattaggggtatattgggattagggttaggtttgaggttagggttgagattaggattaggggtgtgttggattttaggattttgattagggttatggttagggttgacattaggtttgtttggggtaagggttgtgattaggattatggatcgggttgggattaggattaggggtgtgttggggttagggttggagctagaattggggggtttccacggtttaggtacatcagggggtctccaaacacgacagccaattttgtgctcaaaaagtcaaatggtgctccctcccttctgagctctgccgtgcgcccaaacagtgggttacccccacatatggggcatcagcgtactcgggataaattggacaacaactttagtggtccaatttctcctgttacccttgtgaaaataaaaacttgggggctacaaaatcttttttgttgaaaaaaaaaaatattttttattttcatgactctgcattctaaacttctgtgaagcacttgggcattcaaagttttcaccacacatctaaataagttccttaaggggtctagtttccaaaatggggtcacttgtggggggtttcctctgtttaggcacatcagtggctctacaaacacgacgtagcgtccgatctcaattccagccaattctgcattgaaaaagtcaaacggcgctccttcacttccaagctctgcggtgcgcccaaaaagtggtttacccccacatatggggtatcggcgtgttcaggagaaattgcataacaacatttatggttacatttctgtttttacacgtgaaaataaaataaaatggttctgaattaaaatgtttgcaaaaaaagttaaatgttcattttttccttccacaatgtttcagttgctgtgaagcacgtaaagggttaataaacttcttgaatgtggttttgagaaccttgaggggtgcagtttttagaatggtgtcacacttcattattttctatcatatagacccctcaaaatgacttcaaatgtgatgtggtccccaaaaaaaaatagtgttgtaaatatgagaaattgctggtcaacttttaacctttataactccctaaaaaaaaaatttgtttccaaaattgtgctgatgtaaagtagacatgtgggaaatgttatttattaactatttttcgtgacatatctctctgatttaagtgcataaaaatacaaagtttgaaaattgcaaaattttaaaaattttcgccatatttccgtttttttcataaataatcacaagtaatatcgaagaaatgttaccactaacatgaagtacaatatgtcacgaaaaaacagtctcagaatcagcgggattcgttaaagcgttccagagttataacctcataaagtgacagtggtcagaattgtaaaaattggctcggtcattaagtaccaaattggctctgtcactaaggggttaattgttgTCATTATATTTGTTTATATGTAATTTGTTTTTTTATATGAGAATTACCTGTTTGGGAATAAAGATTGTATTTTTAAGTCAGCTGTTACATCATTTTCTTTTGGTCACCTTATACTCCCTATGACTGAGCTTATACGTATGCCCCTCTTTTtggtttaatgagcggtaccacgtgaccgctgaacacaggaagctcTGCCCGGAGACCAACAGACATGcaggacctcgccaggagcaggtgagtttgTGACAGCCGCTGCTCCCCTCCCCTAGCCAGCCAAACCCagccgccccccctccccccccccccccccccgccgacaatgactcgagtatgagccgagagaggcactttcagcctaaaaaaatgggctgaaaatttcagcttatactcgattatataaagTATTTTATACATTATAATGCATTATTAGGTAAAATTATGGTGGAAATCACAAAAGGTCGTCTTGTCATTCAAAAAAGCAAAccgctattaaaaagaaaaaaagttatggttcttggaagaagggcAGGATAAAATGAATTTACAAAAACAATAATTGGCTGCTTTGGGAAGGAATtacgggaacctgtcatctgattcataCTGTCCAAACTGCGTTCAGCATCAATCGGAGCCTGGCTGCCCAATTGCTGACAGGTATGTTCTTTGAAACGCTTATGCATTTCAGGAAAATATACTGTACTTCAAAGATCCAGTTAGGAACCATAGCTGGAGAAGAAACTAGTTTGCCAATGCCCCACCTTGCTCTTCCCAGCTCTAGGTGGTTTTGTTTTaccattattaaagggaatctgtcacccccgggaTGTAAAGGACCTATTAATATGggaatacaggtaatagaaattttACACTAGTCCTACCAGTATGCCTCATACTAATAGTCTTGTTGTGAAATTTATATTCTGTTttcatgctaatgatttcttccatgtTCTGgggtgtgcggtgcctggaagaaatccctgcctcctctcctcattacaatactgaatccctgaatgcagtgcccatagaaAATAGGAAGAGATATGGATTTTTGAGGGACTGCAAGGAGCAGGAATTCGGGGCCATAACTGACATACATGGGAGGAGGTTAATATTATAataaagacaggaggcagggatttcttccaggcaccttaTGCCGAGAAATCTGGAAGAAATAATTAACCTAACacaacatttctcagcaacaagaccattaacccctttctgacctcagacgggatagtatgtctaaggtcagatccctgctttgatgtgggctccagcggtgagcccgcatcaaagtcgggacatgtcagctgttttgaacagctgacatgtgcctgcaatagcgtcgggtggaatcgcgattcacctgccgctattaactagttaaatgcctctgtcaaacaccgacagcggcatttaactagcgcttctggccatcgggccgaaaattcgcgcatcgctgacccccgtcacgtgatcaggggtcagcgatgcgtcagcatgacaaccagaggtctccttgagatctgTATGGTTGTTAATGCCAGATTgcggtgagtgccaccctgtggtcggctctcatagcaatTCAGCAattctacataggagcgatctatgcttcgctcctatgtagcaaagccgatcgagtagtgctagcttctagcctcccatggaggctattaaagcatggcaaaagtgttaaaaaagtttttaaaaatatgaaaaaaatattaaaaatcaccccctttttgccccattcaaaattaaagaaacaaaaaaatcaaatatacacacatttggtatcgccgcgttcagaatcgcccaatcgatcaataaaaaaagattatcctgatcgctaaacggcgaagTGAGAAATTTTTTTTAACTGTTAGAATTATGGTTTTCTTTGGCGCCGCGACataacattaaaatgcaataacgggcgatcaagagaacatatctgcaccaaaatggtatcattaaatacgtcagctcagcacacaaaaaataagccctcacccaacccgagatcacgaaaaatggagaagctacgggtatcagaaaatttgctctatttatttattttatttattttaaaattaaAGTTTAGAAtatttttccaggtcaccacctgacagcaccatggaggatggccttcttatccatagtgggacaggaaaccacgagcgTTTAAAAGGactctcccccttccacccttcagtgtttttcctgtcccactgtggatgggaACGACGAAAATTCCGCCTGTCCCATGCCGAGAGTAAGGCCCCTTCCTTCCCGCTATATGGACTCTGCGCAGCTGGCACCTGAGTAATAGGGTCCCTCAGCAGCACCAGTGTAGCGCTAGGCTCCTGATGGAAAGGGTCGCTCGACCCGGGATGAAACCCCAGATGTACCTGCCTATTTTTTGCTCCTGCAAGGGCGCTCCCTTCGCAAGCGAATCCGGGGACATAGTGTGTTCAGGCATCTCAGGACGCCGACCGGGAATGCTGGGGTCTGTGGAGCTCAGTGCGGCGGGTCACTTCCGGTTAGCTGCTGCCGCGCGTGCCACTTCTGGGTCGCGGCCGGCAGCAGGCGGCGGCATCCTCTTCACTCCTACGCTCGGGATAGGagctctgggacaggtggcgccgaCAGTCCGGGATAAAAAGGTATGTGTGGGCTATAGGGGGTGCGCATTAGGTTTTCCAGCCTAgcaagcagcagcagcagtagtatgGAGGAGGCAAAATCCGACGCACTGCAGGACACCCAGGCACATGTGAGTTCCCACTTAGGTTTATGCTCCCTATAGCCTCAAATAAAgataccatcagcgatctttgttaTTTTAGGGGCTTCCCTCATCGGGGGGGTAAGAAGACCGGCAAGACTAAGAAGTGCCCTATTTGTGCCGTAAAACTTAAGGACTCCTGGCAGAAGTCGCTCTGCGAGTCTTGCACTAATCGTATTGTGGGAGAGGAACAGGCCTCCCTGATGACGAGCATGAGAGCCATTGTTAGAGAAGTGCAGGCTTTGATTTCTAACTTGTCGTTTCCCCAGTCTGTCCAGTCTGACCCCCAGGATCCTCCCAGGTCCAGGAAAAGACAGAGGGAGTCGGATCTGTTATCTGAGGACAGCTCTTTTAAATCTGATATGGAAGAGGAGGAATTGAGTAGGGACCCTCCTCAAAAAGGGAAAAAATATTTGTTCTCGTCTAATGATATAGATGAGCTTCTGGGAGCGGTCAGACAGACTATGCAGGTTGAGGAACCCTCAACCATTTAATCagttcaggatgagatgtttggggggctGCGTTCGCAAACATCAAAAGTCTTCCCTGTAAATGCCCACATTCGTTCAATGATTTTAGAAGAGTGGGAAGAGGCAGAAAAAAGGATATCCATTCCTAGAGACTTTAGACTtcgtcttccctttgaccatgagGAGGTCAAAGATTGGGAAGATATACCTAAAATTGACATCCCACATGCAAAGGTGTCTAAAAGAACTGCCATACCATTTGAGAACTCGAACTTAAAGGAGCCTATGGACAGAAAGGTGGATGGACTCCTAAAAAGAGCATGGGAAAGCTCTGCTGCAGTGATCCGCACAAATATAGCGGCAACATCTGTGGCGAGGGCAATGCATTTGTGGGTATATGACTTAAAAGATCAGTTGTCAGCTAGAACT
This window contains:
- the LOC138642324 gene encoding uncharacterized protein codes for the protein MRKAISAEERLLLTLRFLSTGLSYAGLHLEFLIGCSTISAIVRSTCLQIWEKLHELVMPEPKQEDWLKIASAFKNTCDFPNCIGAVDGKHIGVRKLPNSGSQFCNYKQFFSVVLLAVADSNYRFVIEDFGAYGRTGDSRVFNFSIMGRRLRDNQLNLPPPQQLPGSNAEAVPFVLVGDEAFQLTRHVMRPYPRHNLDHRRRVFNMRLSRAWRLVECAFGILVAKWRVLQSAIQLSDATINEVIKACVILHNFTRIHDCSSDNIVDHLMDNVIRPTPYVPPPRRPLSGLKVCDVVSNYFLSPQGATPWQEYAIFHVEF